The Malus domestica chromosome 10, GDT2T_hap1 genome contains a region encoding:
- the LOC114827291 gene encoding pathogenesis-related leaf protein 6-like: MALWVAVLCIVVMALSQVHPSHAQNSQQDFLNAHNAARAQVNVPDIVWDNAVAAYAQNYANSRIGDCNLVHSNSNGTYGENLAKGSGSFTGVAAVNLWVAEKPNYDYNSNSCVGGQQCLHYTQVIWKNSVKLGCARVQCTNGWWFVTCNYSPPGNYVGQRPY, from the coding sequence atGGCGTTGTGGGTTGCAGTTCTTTGTATCGTGGTCATGGCACTAAGTCAAGTTCATCCCTCTCATGCTCAAAACTCACAGCAAGACTTCCTCAACGCACACAACGCGGCGCGAGCGCAAGTCAACGTGCCGGATATCGTGTGGGACAACGCCGTAGCGGCGTATGCTCAAAACTACGCCAACTCGAGAATTGGTGACTGCAATTTGGTGCATTCGAATTCCAATGGGACTTACGGCGAGAACTTGGCTAAAGGGAGTGGCTCGTTCACGGGCGTGGCGGCTGTGAACTTGTGGGTGGCGGAGAAGCCTAACTAcgattacaactctaattctTGTGTTGGTGGGCAGCAATGCTTGCATTACACGCAAGTGATTTGGAAGAACTCGGTTAAGTTGGGGTGTGCTAGGGTTCAGTGTACCAATGGGTGGTGGTTTGTGACTTGCAACTATTCCCCACCTGGAAACTACGTTGGGCAACGTCCTTATTGA